From one Caldithrix abyssi DSM 13497 genomic stretch:
- a CDS encoding NAD(P)-dependent oxidoreductase, protein MVQIRKIREKKEQALSQVDVFFYEAFDEERALIEKYLPSSIKAGFARETIQETGHQTPPASVISTRTQSHIPEQWASQLTAILSRSTGYNHMQDYRESTGFSGQMGYLPLYCNRAVAEQAMLLWMSLLRKLLLQMERFNSFSRSGLTGYECSGKNLLVVGVGNIGHEVVRIGKGLDMNVYGVDLVKKFDDTNYVELEEGIAQAHIVVSAMNLTKKNRGYFNYQLLKKAPAGVIFVNVARGELSPIDDLYRLVKEGHLGGLALDVYEQESKIAIFLRSGAAKVGDPLLQKIKELQQLPNVIFTPHNAFNSHEAVLRKAEHSVKQIEHFLQSGRFLWPVPEE, encoded by the coding sequence ATGGTTCAAATCCGTAAAATAAGAGAAAAAAAGGAGCAGGCATTGTCGCAGGTAGATGTATTTTTTTACGAAGCATTTGACGAAGAGCGGGCTTTGATTGAGAAATATTTACCCTCCTCTATCAAAGCCGGTTTTGCCAGAGAGACCATACAGGAGACGGGACATCAAACGCCGCCGGCAAGCGTGATCAGCACACGCACGCAGTCGCATATTCCGGAGCAGTGGGCGTCCCAATTAACCGCCATTCTTTCGCGCAGTACGGGCTACAATCACATGCAGGATTACCGCGAGAGCACGGGTTTTTCCGGTCAGATGGGCTATTTGCCTCTTTACTGCAATCGAGCCGTTGCCGAGCAGGCCATGCTTTTGTGGATGAGTTTGTTGCGCAAACTCCTCTTGCAAATGGAACGCTTTAACAGCTTTTCGCGCAGCGGCTTAACCGGCTACGAATGTTCCGGCAAAAATTTACTGGTGGTGGGCGTGGGAAATATCGGCCACGAAGTGGTAAGAATTGGCAAGGGCCTGGACATGAACGTTTACGGCGTGGATCTGGTGAAAAAATTTGACGACACGAATTACGTTGAACTGGAAGAAGGCATTGCACAGGCGCATATCGTTGTCAGCGCCATGAATTTAACCAAAAAAAACAGAGGATATTTCAACTACCAATTGCTAAAAAAAGCGCCTGCCGGAGTCATTTTTGTCAATGTGGCCCGCGGCGAACTTTCGCCTATCGACGATCTTTATCGGCTGGTAAAAGAGGGGCATCTTGGTGGTTTGGCGCTGGACGTGTATGAACAGGAAAGTAAAATAGCGATCTTTTTGCGTTCAGGAGCCGCCAAGGTCGGCGATCCCCTGCTACAAAAAATAAAAGAACTGCAACAATTGCCCAATGTAATTTTTACGCCGCACAACGCCTTCAATTCTCACGAAGCCGTACTGCGCAAAGCCGAACACAGCGTAAAGCAGATTGAACATTTTCTGCAAAGCGGTCGATTTTTATGGCCGGTTCCGGAAGAATAA